The window cacttggggaatgactcatattcttatagatttgacaaagttctgacttttttttttttttttgctgaggcaattggggttaagtgacttgcccagggtcacacaacaaagaaattaaatgtctgaggccagatttgaactcaggtcttcctgacttcagggctggtagaTATGAGACTTTTATCTGTGATTCTGTGGCATTGACAACacattttatatttggaaaactgTAACTGTTCAGGAGTTCTTCTTAATATTGATCTAATATTTGACTCTTAACATCTCTACTAGTTTTTATCAGAGCTAATATCTCTACAAGTATTTACTGTTGGTCCTAGTTATGCTCTCAGGGGCTGAGAAAAATAAGCATAGTTCTCCATGCACATGATAGCTCTTTAACACTTGAAAACAaccatctctttcttctttatggGGCAAATATTCTTATTGCCTTTAAATAATCCTGAAATGACCTCTTCTACTTTTACATCTCCATAGTAACTAGTATaatgcttttctaatttttcttttttattaaagctttttattttaaaaacatgcagggataatttttcagcattgactcttgcaaaaaccttgtgttccaaatttcccccctttcccctcccctcctcccctaagtggcaaataatccaatatatgttaagcatgttaaaaatatatattaaatccagtatatatacatatttatgtcagttatcttgatgcatcagaaaaatcagatcaaaaaggaaaaaatgagaaaaaaaatgcaagcaaacaacaacaaaaagagtgagaatgctatgttgtggtccacattcagtccccatagttctctctctgagtgtagatggctttctccatcacaagatcattggaaatggcctcaatcatctcattattgaagagtcTGAgaagaattgatcatcgtataatctttttgccatatataatgatctcctggttctgcttatttcactcagcaggACAATGCTTTTACATTAAAAAGTGCTTGCTGATTGAACATTGAATTAGGAATTGGAAGGTGTGagtagtaagtgctatataaatgcttaggAGTCAATGAGATCCTATTTGTAaagcatagtaagtgctttatagatGCTTATCCCCTTTCATTCTCCAAAGATAACCATGTCTCCCCAGTCTACAAAAAATCCAACTTGTTCCAGATATCCCAGGTATTCTCCTTTTTGTatctaaattccttgaaaagttCTATACAATCTGGTTTCTGAATTCATCATTTGACTGGTCTCTCTAAggttaataattaattattataataattagttttttaattattaattgccaaatcaatgaccttttctcagtctttttgaCTTCTGTATAGTCTTGGATACTGTCAATCATCGTTTttggtttcaaattttcttctctctctattttcatATTCctgctctctcttggttctctccCTACCTCTCTGCCTGCTTCTTCTCACTCTTTCATCCTCCGTCATCATCCCAATTATGCCCACTACCTAGTAGTAATGGCTACTACTCAAAGCTCTATCTTGAGCcctcttctcatttccctttatAACTGTtttgcttggtgatctcatcagattCAATTATCTTCTATATGtggatgattctcagatttactTAACCAGGTCTAACCTCTCCtcttgggacagctagatagcacagtggagtcaggaaaaccctaGTTCACatgcaacctcagacactagctttgtgactatgGGTActttctgcctcggtttcctcaactgtaaaataaaggtaataatagcacctatttacCAGACTTATATTTGTgaagtaatattttttattataatagctttttattttttcaaaatacatgcaaaaatagtttttaacattcacccttacaaaaccttgtgttccatatttttctccctctgtcctcagctcccacccacccccagacaacaaataatataatatagattaaatatgtgtaattttgTGAAGTAATAGTTATAGtttttagcacagtacctggaacatagttgTTTAATCACTTCCAgttacatctgactctttgtgaccctatttggggttttctttgcaaaaatactgcagtgatttgccatttccttctctatttcactTCACAGattagggaactgaggcaaacatggttaagtgatttgcccagggtcatacaactaataattgtctgagactggatttgaacttaggtcttcctgattctagacccagcatcatctagctgcccaccTTCACAGTAAAAGACTTCTAAATGCATATTGATTCTTCCTCAAATTCCCTAAGCACTCAGTTGCTTTCTCTACTTGCTTTCCATGACCTATTCCTCTGACTCTGTGTATGACACATAGATGATCATAGCCTTGATCTTGCTCTCATTCACAAATGTATTACTTCATGTTGAAGAATTCTTAAATCCCCCTATCCAATAACAATCTATTGGCTTCTCACCTCTCCTTTTGCCTTCTCTTACAAAACTCAGCTCTTCATCTGCTCCAATCCCTTGACCCCTCAATTCTCTTCCAAGCCATCTCCTCTGcacttcactttctcctctccttccatcTTGACCCATTGGTGCACCAATTCAACTCTGCAGTTATTCTCTCTTGAATCCCTAGCCCCCTTATCACCTATTATACCTTGGCAAGGCTCAGCCTTGGATCACTCCCACCATTTGTCACCTTTATGCATGTAGTGCTAAATAAAAATAGTGATAGTCCCTCAACTATTCTGATTGAGTTCATAACCTCAACTGGGTTCTCACCACTGTTAAGCAATCCTATTATACCTCCTCTGTCAAGTTTTTCTTCCACTCTCCACAGCAGTGGCTCTTCCAgaccttttcatccctcctcaaacaTCCCATGGCTCTGACTCTCAGCTGAGAAACCTGCCACGTATCTCCGAGATGAATTTGAGACTATTTGCCCtgaatttcttcttctctcctctttttcatctcctcaaactttcttctattttttctttctctcatgatAAAATGGCCTTACTATTTACTATGGCTAACCCTTCTACTTTTTCACATGATTACAATCCATGCCCTTTTCTCCAACAGATTGCCTCTTCTGTCATTCCTACTCTTTGACTAAATTTTAATCTCTCCCCAACTAGTAGCTCATTCCCCATTGTGCCACTATAGCACCATAGAACCTACAGCACTGGTCCTGGTGTTGGGAATACCGGACTTCAAGACTGGCCTTAGATACAtattaggtatgtgaccctggacaaatcacttaaccctgtctgcctcaatttcctcatctgtaaaatgaactggggaaggaagtagaaaaccactccaacatctttgccaagaataaaccaaatggaattggacatgactgaaatgactaaaataaaCAACATGTCCAGCTTTGATCCTTCCATCCCTGCTAACTATCGTCCTATATATCTCTTCTACCTTttgaaattccttaaaaagaCCTCaatatttcagaaaggtctggagagccttgtatgagctgatgctaagtgaacaaaaccaagagaacatggtacatgGCAGCAACAAGAGATGATCAtctctgatgaacttggctcttttccacaatgaggtgattcaaggacaattccaatggatttgggatggaaagagccatctgtatctgGAGGGAGGACTGGgtattgaatgtggatcacaacataatatattcgccttttttgttgctgtttgcttgctttttttccctcattttttcccctttttgatctgctttttcttgtacagcatgataaatgtgaaaatatgtttagaagaattgcacatgtttatcctctgttagattacttgctgtctaggggagaagtggagagggagggagaaaaatttggaacacgaggttttgcaagagtggatatttgaaaactgtctttgcatgtattttgaaaaataaaaagctattattatttttttttaaaaaaaaaaaaggtctctacAACAGAAGTCTCCATGTTCCCTCCTTTCACTTGCTTCTTATCTGCTTACAGTCTTGTTTCTGACCTCATCATCACTGAAACTGCTTTCCAAAGTTACtgatgatctcttagttgccaaatccaatggccttttctcaatcctcattctcctctacctctctgcagcctttgccACTTTGGATCACCCTCTCTTCcttaatgttcttttctctctagattttcaggACACCCctatctcctggttctcctcctatctcTTCAACTGTTCCTTCTCAGTGTGTTTTACTAGatccttctccagatcatatCCTTTAAATAGAGGTATCCCTCTGGGATCTGTCTtaaactttcctttcctttctctatagTGCTTTATTTGGTGATCTCatagctcccatggatttaattatcttcTTTGTGCTGGTGATGCTTAAATCTACCTTTCCAGCCCCACTTCTTGTTGATCTTCAATCTCAAAATCCCAGCTGCCTTCCTGACATCTGTAACTGGATGTCCAGgagacatttcaaactcaataggttcaaaactgaactcatcatctttttctCTAAGCCATTCCTGCTCCAACCTCCTTCCTATCATCCATATTACTATAGAGGACAAAACCATCTTCCCAGTCCCACAGACTCACAATGTATGAGTCATTCTggactcctcactatctctcaccccCCCATATTCAAGCTGTTAACAAGACCTGTTAATTTTACCTTTGCAgcatctttctctctgtttttaaaaatagctttttattttccaaatgcatgcaaagataattttcaacattcacctttgcaaaaccttgtgttccaaatttttcttcttccctcttctttcccccctcccctagacaggaaGCGATCTGATATAacttaaacatgtgaaattctaaacatttccatatttgtcatcctgtgcaagaaaaatcagatcaagaaggggaaaaaaaaacatgagaaagaaaaaaacaaacaaacaacaaccaaaaaaaaaaaaaaaaaggtaaaaatactatgtattgattcacattcagtctccatagttccctttctggatgcagatggctttctccttCATATCTTTTAAAACTGTGTAACCTCTTTTGAATATGTTCCCTTCTCCCCTGAACACTACCAGCCCTCTAATATAAACCCTCATCACTTCTCCTGGATTATTGTAAGAACCTGGAGATGAGGGGAGACTCCTACCTGCCAGGGACTTTCCCCATttgaatctattgtccatcagccactaaaatgatttttcttttttttttattaaagcttttaattttcaaaacatatatgtggacaattcttcaacattgcaaaatcttgtgtgtttccccttcccccacaccctcccctagattgcaagtagtcaaatatatgttaaacatggtagaaatacatgtttaatccaatatatgcacacatatttatacaattacagtaccacacaagaaaaatgcaatcaaaccagttaaaaaaaataaaagcaaaagcaaaataaaatgcaagtaaacaacaataaaaagagtgaaaatgctatgttgtgatccatactcagttcccacggtttctggatgtagatggctctcttcatcacaagatcattgggactggtgtgaatcatctcattgttaaagagagccacgtccatcataattgatcctTGTTtagtcttgttgccatatacaatgatctcctggtcctactcatttcactcagcatcaattcgtgtaagtctcttcaggtatttctgaaatcatcctgctggtcatttcttatagaacaataatattccatagcattcatacaccacaatttattcggccactctccaattgttgggcatccactcagtttccagtttcttgccactacaaaaagggctgccacaaacatttttgcacatgtgggtccctttccctcctttaagatctctttgggctataagccctgtagtaacactgctgggtcaaagggtatgcacagattgataacctttctgcacagttccaaactgctctccagaatggttggatccattcacagttccatcaacatttatcattatcttttcctgtcatcttagcctatctaaaaggtgtgtagtgctatctcagagttgtcttaatttgcatttctttgatcatcaCACTCCCAGCCAAGCTTGCCTGAATCATAGCACACAATTGGGCAAAATTTACTTTGAATTCTTTTTACTGCACTTCCCCAAGATTAAGGTGAATGTTAAATCCAGTCTCATAATcaaacctcttcttcagttgctgactaaataagttattagGGGCTGATTTCTGAATTcagaatagaaaagggaaaatcttATTCTCAactaataattggttattaacatgAGAGAAACAATCATTTCTTGATTGATAAAAGCTTATTGAGACAGCTGTTaatgtagtggataaagcacttgatttggactcaggaaaatgtaaattcaaattctacttcagacatttactagctggctAACTCTAAGCAAATCGATTGGTTAATTTAGGTTTGTCAGCCTTAGTTTCtgcatatgtaaaatgggagtatTAATACCATTTACCTCTCAGgcttgttgtaaagattaaatgccATAATGTTGATAAAGTGCTTTCAAACCTTCAAGTGCTACAGAAATActgttaatattaatatttttttttgttatggttGCTGTTGTTGCCTTGCAATGAGATAAGAAGGCAATAAATATAGAACCGAATCAGGGCCCAGTAATGAATCTGGAGTAAGTAAGATCAAtgtgattttctattttctccatcAGCTATGAAGTAGTAGAGAAACTGAATTGTGGGTTTCTGAGCTATGGTTGTGGCAGGAAGTGGGGGTGGAGAAAGGAAGTCACCAGAGTCCAAAAGAGTGAGAAGTGGAAGGATCAGAGGGATCAACAATACGGATACCGAAATCCTTTGGGAAAGGTGTCTTGGGATGGGGTCTGCCATTATGAGCTAGATGGTGGACTCATTGGAAATATTGGAAGAATGAACTAGAAGAGGTCCTGCTACCCTAGTTACAAAGGTTCATTCcttcatcaacaagcatttgttaatgtGCACCTGGCACTGTGCTGGTCGCTGGATGTACAAATGCAAAACCCAAACCATCCTCATCCTCTTGTTATATTGGGGGAAAACAAGATGAACACAACTACATATGAACAAAACAGAAGCAAAGTAATATCTGAGACAGAGACCGAGGACATTAGCTATGAGGGATCCAACTAGACTTTTTGTAGGAGGAGATTCTGGTTAAAGTTTGTAGGGAGTGAGGGATTCTATGAGGTGGagttgaggagggaaaggattgCAGTCATGGGGGGCACCTGAGAGAAAGCATGGAGgagaaagatggaagagagaatATGTAAGATACAATGAACAACAATTGGATGAACCTTGGAACTACTGAAGAAGAGTttcaataaatgaaagaaaaagtattatTACTAAGTGCTTTGTGCTAAGTAGTGGAGATGCAAGTATTAAAGGGATGGAATTGCATGCCCTCAGGGAATTCTGATTGGGGCTGGAACAACTCTGGAAGAGCCTGGAAGAGACTTTTTGTTATGGAAATTTACGGATGGTGAGTGGGAAATTCATGGACACAATCTCAAGCAAGTGCAAGACTCATTTAAACATGACTCCAAAACTGGAAAACTGGGAGCAAAAAGGTGTTCATTGGTAAGACAGTTGGTAGAAATATGTCCAGGCATTCTtcagtgataaatggtcaaagcatataaacaaaattttcacattaatttcaattaattgaaattcatttcaaattaaagccatttctagtcatatgaaaaaatactttaaatcactattgattagagaaatacaaattaagacaatgctgagataccacttcacacctctcagattggttaagatgataggaaaagagaatgataaatgttggaggggatgtgggacatataggacactaatacattgttggtggagttgtgaactgagccaaccattctggagagcaatttggaactatgcccaaatggttataaaactgtgcataccctttgctctAGCAGAGTCTCTATTGAGTCTGTAtaccaaaaagattataaaaaaggactcatataagcaaaaaatatttgcagcagcccttttttgtgatggcaaggaattagaaattgaatggatgcccatcatttggggaatggctgaattagtcatggtatataaattattattgttttataagaaatgaagagcaggcttatttcaggaaagcctggaaggacttacatgaactgatgctgagtgaaatgagcagaaacaggagatcattatatacctcaacaatgatactgtatgaggatgtattctgatagaagtggatttcttcaacaaagagaagatctaactttgtttcaattgatcaatgatggacagaagcagctacacccaaagaaagaacactgggaaatgaatgtaaactgtttgcatttttgtttctcttcctgggttatttataccttctgaatccaattcttcctgtgcaacaagagaactgctcggttctgcacacatatattgtatttaggatatactgtgccatatttaacatgtataggactgcttgccatctgaggaaggtgaggagggagggaggagaaaagttggaacagaagtgagttcaagggataatgttgtaaaaaattaccctggcatgggttctgtcaataaaaagttattaaaaaaaaaaaaaaaaaaaaagaatgatgaccAAGGAGCAAAATAAAGCATAACAAACTTAAGAgcaagaactatcttttgcctttttttaatctgaagtaCCTATCAgtgggcctggcacatagtaggtgcttaataaatgcttattgatgtgATTTGACTTGGCTGACATCTCCCTAAATGTTAGGGGATCATGTGAGAGAGAAACTTGAAAAAGTGGATCCTGCTCAGATTGTGAAAGGCATTCAAAGCTAGACAGAGGCAGGTGTTTGTTGTCTGGCCACTGAGAAAAAAGGGCAACCACTAGTTCTGGAGGCCAGTAAAAATGAATGAGGAGGTTTgataaaaatggatttaaaacAGCAATGGTGGAGAATGGTTTGGAAACCGCAGGGTCACTCTGAGTGCCATCCCTCTGGAGCTCTAGGGCAAGCATAGATGCAGCCACTTTTGGGGAGAGCTGCCATACTATTGGGGTGTGTTGTCCTGAGGATAGAACTGGGAAAGTGTGAGTGAAATGCAAGGACGGAAGGATGAAAAGTCTGAGGATGGAGAGATGCTTATGAGCAAGAGAGCAGGAGTTCCAAAGAACATACTGAAGTGGTATAAATAATGAGTGACCTTAGTTAGAGTGAGAATGGGGAGATGAACAGTGAGAAATCCTATTGGAGAAGCATGGATATGACCTTTCCATCTTGGCACTGAGATCAAATGACAATTAGGTTCACTCTGTACtttatgttctaagggccctcccagctctgacatcctgggttctaagggccctcccagctctgacctcctggatcctaaggacccttccagctctgatctcctgggttctaagggccctcccagctctgacattctaggtCCTAAAATATTTCAAGTCTAGTATAAAACACAAGCTCATCCATGTTCTCAAGTTCCTTGTAATTCTGGCATATTGTGGTTCTGTGAATGAAGTAGgtgtttttaaaaagcacaagtGACCCCCTATGTCATGTtcctacaaatattttctctcacAGAGAGCTCAGAGCTGTCCATTCCTTCTTGACGAAGAGAGTCCAGGGCCTGCCCCAGAGCTCAGAGAAGACGCCAGCCTTGAAAAGGGCCCAGGGATTTGGGAGGAGTCAGCAGCTCCTGAAGCTCCTAACGAGATGGACCGAGTGACCAGGTACCCCATCTTCAACATTCCCCACTCATCCAGGGTCAGTGACCTGTCAACTGACCTGGAAAGCCATTACACCTTTGATGTTGTTAAAGTGGAGTCGATGTCCCCGAGCTGGGACAAGGACATCAGAGGAATGGATTCTGGTGGTCAAAGCTTCCGGTTTGACCCAGAGGAGACCTCGGCCCTGAGGGTGGTGACTGTCACTCAGGAAATTGTCCCCATGTCCCACCTGGTCAAGAAGACGCAGCATGTCGTGACTGACAACTATAGCGCCAAGCGACCGACTCCTTCCTGGGAGCGAAAGACCCAAAGAGAGGTGGTGAAGGTGGGTCCTAACTACAGCCTCCGAGCTTGGCCGGGGGAGCGGCAGCCCGGCAGGTTGTTCTctcaggaggaagaggagggggaacaGCAGCTGTACCTCCTGGGTCCTGGGGAAAACGCCTTTCCAAAGGGGATGGAGGACTTCGAGCGGGAGCGAGAGGCGGTCATCCGGGGCCAGGTAGTGAAGAGGAGCACGACGGTGGCCACTCGCTGGAGCTCCCAAGAGGAGCTGGATGGGTTCCATCCTGGCCAGGGCCCGTCCTCCATCTCAGCCTCTGACTCGGACAGTGTCATTGACACCGACCAGATTAACTTCCTGGCTGCCCGGCAGCAGTTCCTGAATTTGGAGAAGCTGACCGCAAGTTCCCAGCCAGCTCAGAAGCCAACTGCGAGCTCCCAGCCAGCTCAGAAGCCAAGGGAAAAGACCATGCAGCCTACAGTCATCCAGACTGATGCTGGCCAAAGCATCAGCTCCTCTGGGTCCGGGAGGGCTGGCCTGACCAACGGCCATACTGTCTCCATCAGGGACGATGCTGAGGAAGTCAGGTCTGGCCTGCACACTTTGGCCCCCAGCTCCCGAAGCATCTCTGTGGACCACTTATCCGTGTCATCTGTGGATGACGCCCTGACCCTGGTCTCTGCGGAGGGCCCAGAACTGGTTCCCTGTGATGAGGGTCCCAAGGAGACACCCATTGAGAGAGAGATCCGGAGGGCTCAGGAGCGGGAGGCCGATCTTCGGCAGCAGAGGGGCCTGCAGCAATCGGGCAGCCAGGCCGAACTCGTGGAGATCCCGATCCGGCCTCTGTTGTCCACGGTGAACCTGACCTTCACTTCCACTGccaagaaaggaaaggataaggGGCGGCCACTATCCTTATACATTCAGAGAGAGATAGCCCTGGACACAAAGCGTGAGGAAGACCATCGCCAGCAAGCTGGGCTCTCCGAGCTTATCAGTGATGGCAGGACAGCCTCCACACCAAACCAGCGGGCCAAAGACTCAGAGTTCCCCAAGATAAGGAGAGTCCAGAGCTCTGATTCCATCCTGAGCCTGACTTCTGACACCCATCCAAAAGAAGCCAAcctggaaggaaagaagattaGTCGCATTCCCTTGAAGGCCTACCAGCCTTACCTGAATCCACATAGCACAAAGAAGGAATTCCCATCGAAGGAATTCCCATCCTACTCTTCTTACAAACCGGGTTCCTCACTGGGCTCTGGGCACCTCACCATGAGCTCCAGGTGGGAGCAAGGTGTGACTACACCTCCACCCTCCTCACGAAAGGTATCCTGGAGAGAGGAACAGGTCAAGGAGCAGCCCTGGCAGTCACAAACCCCTACCTGGAGAGAGGAGCAGGTCAGGGAGCAGTCCTGGAAATCACAAACCCCTACCTGGAGAGAGGAGCAGGTCAGGGAGCAGTCCTGGAAGTCACAAACCCCTACCTGGAGAGAGGAACAGTTCAGGGAGCAGTCCTGGAAGTCACAAACCCCTTCCTGGAGAGAGGAACAGGTCAGGGAGCAGCCCTGGCAGTCACAAACCCCTACCTGGAGAGAGGAACAAATCAGAGAGAAGCCCTGGAAGTCACAAACCTCTACCTGGAGAGAGGAACAGGTCAGGGAGCAGCCCTGGAAGTCACAAACCTCCACCACTCAAAGGCAGGAGCCATGGAGGTCACCACCTCAAAAGATCACTCAAAAGGCATGGGATGCTCAGGAACGGGTTGCAGGGGATGCTAGCCGGGGCGTGGTGCTTCGGGATTACTTCCATCTACGACCGATGAAGCTCAAGTTTACCTTCATCCCTGGGCCAGAGAAGGTGAGTGCTCCCAAGCAGGAACGTGTCTGGCAGCCCAAAATCTCTGTTAAAGAAGAGGCGACCATCCACACCAAACCTCTAAGGTCCCAGTCCTCTAGCCTGCTGGAGATGGAGATCCAGAATGTCCTGCAGCGGGAGAGGGAGCTGGAAGAAGAACGCCGGAATGCCTTGTTCCCAGAAGTGTTCTCTCCTACTGAAGAGATGGAGCAGACATTTGAATGGGAAGATTCACACTCCAGACACTCCTCAGTGGCTTCAGGTGAGGAGCCTGCATTGTTCTCAGCAAAGCCTTAGGCAGCATCCCCCAaaccttcccctttctccctgccTTGCTCCCCATCAGGAACTCCCTTTCCCCCCTAATTTTTCAGTCTGCATCTCAGGCTTCCTTCAGTGTCCTCTTCCCTTCACATTCTCTCTTTTCCCGAGTTCTGTGGGTTCCCAACTCACTTTTTGTGGTTCCCTCTCAACTTCAAAAACACGGAACTTCCTGAACCAGGCCGCTTTATTCTTGTAGCATCCTCATTCTCAGGCTTGGAAAGGGAGATGACtgggctgtgtgtgtgtatgtgtgtgtgtgtgcccatggAAACATGTGTGGAAGGAGGAAGCATCCCTGGCTTCTGTTCAGCTGTGAGAGGAGAACCATGTTGCCTATCTTACTTTGACTTCCTTTCAGCTTAATAAccacttgtttctttccttctttccttccttccttctttcctccctccctttgtccctccttccttccctttcttcatccctttctccctttcttcctttccccttccttttttccttcctccttctttccctctctcttttctttccttccatcccttgcttttttccctttcttccttccttcctccctcatactacttcttttctttctttccttccttccttctttcctctctccctcccttccttcttcttccttccttccatggaGTAGACTTAAAGGCAAGAAACTGCCTCTGCCTTTCAAAATCTATTTGCTAaatgtgtgaccctaaacaaagCAGTAATCTCTTCtcctggactcagtttccttacctgtccAGTGCATCACT of the Sarcophilus harrisii chromosome 1, mSarHar1.11, whole genome shotgun sequence genome contains:
- the MISP gene encoding mitotic interactor and substrate of PLK1, translated to MSCSYKYFLSQRAQSCPFLLDEESPGPAPELREDASLEKGPGIWEESAAPEAPNEMDRVTRYPIFNIPHSSRVSDLSTDLESHYTFDVVKVESMSPSWDKDIRGMDSGGQSFRFDPEETSALRVVTVTQEIVPMSHLVKKTQHVVTDNYSAKRPTPSWERKTQREVVKVGPNYSLRAWPGERQPGRLFSQEEEEGEQQLYLLGPGENAFPKGMEDFEREREAVIRGQVVKRSTTVATRWSSQEELDGFHPGQGPSSISASDSDSVIDTDQINFLAARQQFLNLEKLTASSQPAQKPTASSQPAQKPREKTMQPTVIQTDAGQSISSSGSGRAGLTNGHTVSIRDDAEEVRSGLHTLAPSSRSISVDHLSVSSVDDALTLVSAEGPELVPCDEGPKETPIEREIRRAQEREADLRQQRGLQQSGSQAELVEIPIRPLLSTVNLTFTSTAKKGKDKGRPLSLYIQREIALDTKREEDHRQQAGLSELISDGRTASTPNQRAKDSEFPKIRRVQSSDSILSLTSDTHPKEANLEGKKISRIPLKAYQPYLNPHSTKKEFPSKEFPSYSSYKPGSSLGSGHLTMSSRWEQGVTTPPPSSRKVSWREEQVKEQPWQSQTPTWREEQVREQSWKSQTPTWREEQVREQSWKSQTPTWREEQFREQSWKSQTPSWREEQVREQPWQSQTPTWREEQIREKPWKSQTSTWREEQVREQPWKSQTSTTQRQEPWRSPPQKITQKAWDAQERVAGDASRGVVLRDYFHLRPMKLKFTFIPGPEKVSAPKQERVWQPKISVKEEATIHTKPLRSQSSSLLEMEIQNVLQRERELEEERRNALFPEVFSPTEEMEQTFEWEDSHSRHSSVASGITGSYSLSESPTFSPVCFHSNLVWKVTDQSPGQDKSWKKRDVGYAGLDTSDTVDLEIMEATRVTRHKNYLAARWEAGMYACEDED